The Microbulbifer sp. YPW1 genome contains the following window.
CGCTGGCGCCAGCCATTCGGTTGCCAAAAGTGTCACCATCAACTGCCGCTTCTGGTGGGGTAGCCAATGCCTGTTTTAAGTTCGGTACCGCACTGAAATAAAAAAGGCCGCGCAGGTTTTGCGCGGCCTTTTTTAATGAACGAATTTTTCTCGGTTAGATCGGCGATCCCGGGGGCATCGGCTTGATATCCCCGGCTTCCACTTCGAGGTCCCCGGCCATATAGGCAGCTATGCGGTTGGCCTCGTAAAAGTAATGGGCGTTATAGCCGTGCGGATCATCCCCGAACAGCTTCATCTCACCAATCGCGTGCTGGAACCTGGCCAGTTCGAAATTCGCACGGGCGCGCGCAGACGCCGGGGCTTTCTTGTTGCCCGCCAACATCATCAGCTGATGGACATACACATGGTTGACGCGCTGGTGAACAGCGGCCTGTAACCCCTCATAGTCGCCGTGAGCCAGAGCTTGTGCGGTCAACTGGGCAAGCAGGGTATTGAAGCCCGGCCCCGCGCCCCTGCGCGCCTGCTGTTGCTGCAAGCGCGCTGCGCGCTCGGGATGGAGCAGGATGGAAAAAGTGTGGCCAGCCGCGGCCTCCGCCATGGCGATGCTGTCAAACGTCACGCCGGTGTATGCGGGAAAGCTTTCAATGGTGCGGCTGTAACCGTAGGACTTCGGCGGCAACAGCTGCAGCACTTTTTCCGGCAGGGTCAGGAATTGCGGCTTGAGCGTCGCAGCCAGGGAATCTATTGCCTGCTGCTGCCTGTCCGCCGGCACCATGGTGTAACTCTCGCCCTCGGCATCGTTATACAGGTAGTTGTAATCCAGCCCGCCGATCAGCTTGCCCACGGCTTCCGACTGGTAGCGATGCCCGTAGTAGACAGGTACCAGGGTCTCGTCGAGGGAGGAGCGCGCCACATCCGGGCGGTTGGCAGCCGCGGAGAAGTTTTCCAGTGCATGCCGGCGCAGCTCGGTCATCCGCTGGAACTCTTCCAGTACCTCTTCCCCGTTATCCCACAGGTGGGATTCTGCATGTGCATTGTTGATTGCGCGGGAGTCCGGATCAGAGATAAAACGCAACTTCTGTTGTTGTGCCTCTTCGATGATTCCGGCCAGAAATTCCTGCTCTGCATCATCGGCAATACCGTAGCCGTAGCGGATTGCCAGCTTGTCCCAGGCACCGATACCGGTGTCGTAGGCTTCACTTAGTTTAAGATCGTTGCCACTCAGGGTGACCAGCGGTGCCGGGTAATCCATCACCGAGGCGCGCTCTTCGGTACTCGCAATAAAGTTGTGCGCGAGGCCCAGGGTGTGGCCGACCTCGTGGGCGGAGAGCTGACGGATACGCGCAAGCGCCATTGCCTTCAGCTTCTCGGTATCCGCATCCTTTTTACCGTAGGGCTGCAACAGGCCCTGTGCAATCAGGAAGTCCTG
Protein-coding sequences here:
- a CDS encoding zinc-dependent metalloprotease, with the translated sequence MFRRIIIATALLFSICAQAETISGLTAGLDRQQGLFDFYWDDRKGRVLLQVDQFDRELLLLTGLAQGLGSNPVGLDRNQAGESRVVKFERVGNKVLIHQVNLDYRAQSDNPAERRAVEEAFASSVLWGFEIIAEEGSGVLVDFTPFLLSDQHGIAQRLKDAEQGSYSVDASKSAVYLPRTRSFPQNTEFEAQLTFAGSEPGKYMKEVVPTPKLVTLRQHISLVALPEDGYRPRKFHSRSGYFPLTYRDYATEIDQPMDQRLIFRHRLQKKPGSNEVVEPIVYYVDSGVPEPVRSALIEGASWWNQAFEAAGFENAFQVKLLPEDADPLDVRYNVINWVHRSTRGWSYGYSVYDPRTGEILKGNVTLGSLRVRQDFLIAQGLLQPYGKKDADTEKLKAMALARIRQLSAHEVGHTLGLAHNFIASTEERASVMDYPAPLVTLSGNDLKLSEAYDTGIGAWDKLAIRYGYGIADDAEQEFLAGIIEEAQQQKLRFISDPDSRAINNAHAESHLWDNGEEVLEEFQRMTELRRHALENFSAAANRPDVARSSLDETLVPVYYGHRYQSEAVGKLIGGLDYNYLYNDAEGESYTMVPADRQQQAIDSLAATLKPQFLTLPEKVLQLLPPKSYGYSRTIESFPAYTGVTFDSIAMAEAAAGHTFSILLHPERAARLQQQQARRGAGPGFNTLLAQLTAQALAHGDYEGLQAAVHQRVNHVYVHQLMMLAGNKKAPASARARANFELARFQHAIGEMKLFGDDPHGYNAHYFYEANRIAAYMAGDLEVEAGDIKPMPPGSPI